TAGCCGGGAGGTGCACCTACCAAACGACTTACCGAATGTTTTTCCTGGTATTCGCTCATATCGATACGGGTTATCATGCCCTCATCATCAAACAAATAATCAGCCAATGCTTTTGCCAATTCTGTTTTACCAACACCGGTTGTACCTAAGAAAATAAATGAGCCTATCGGTTTTTTAGGATCTTGCAAACCTGCCCTGCTCCTACGTATCGCATCACTTACCGCTTCAATAGCTTCCTCCTGCCCAACTACCCTTTTATGTAATTCATCTTCCAGGTTCAATAATTTTTCGCGTTCGCTTTGCAGCATTTTTGTAACAGGAATGCCGGTTGATTTTGCTACATTTTCAGCAATATCTTCCGCATCTACTTCTTCTTTCAATAAGCGCTTTTCACTTATTTCATCTAATTGCAGCATTTGTTCTGCAATGATCTTTTCCTGTTCCTGCACTTTACCATAACGTATTTCAGCAACTCTTCCATAATCACCTTCTCGTTCTGCTTTTTCGGCATCTAATTTCAATTGCTCCACATTTGCTTTAGCAGATTGAATTTTTTCAACGATCTCTTTTTCCTGTTTCCACTTAGCTTTAAACGTATCTCGTTCAACAGAAAGATTGGATATATCAGTATTCAATTCTTTCAGCTTTACTTCATCATTTTCTCTTTTGATAGCTTCTCTTTCTATTTCCAGTTGACGGATCTGTCTTTCGAGCTTGTCTAGTTCTTCCGGCATAGAATTCATTTCCAATCTTAACCTTGCTGCACTTTCATCAATTAAGTCGATGGCTTTATCCGGTAAAAAACGATCAGTTATATAACGATGTGATAATTCAACCGCAGCAATAATTGCTTCATCTTTTATACGTACGTGGTGGTAGGTTTCATAACGATCTTTTAATCCACGCAAAATGGAAATTGCATCATCAACAGTAGGTTCATCGATCATTACTTTCTGGAAGCGACGTTCTAATGCCTTATCTTTTTCAAAGAATTTTTGATACTCATTTAATGTGGTGGCGCCAATTGCTCTTAATTCACCACGAGCAAGGGCAGGTTTTAAAATATTAGCTGCATCCATAGCTCCATCACCGCCGCCTGCACCCACCAACGTATGTATCTCATCTATAAATAACACTATTTCGCCTTCGCTGGTAGTAACTTCTTTAATAACTGATTTTAAACGTTCTTCAAACTCACCTTTATACTTTGCGCCGGCAATTAACTGCCCCATATCCAATGCATAAATGATCTTTGATTTTAAGTTTTCGGGAACATCGCCATTTACAATACGCATTGCCAAACCTTCGGCAATAGCAGTTTTACCAACGCCGGGTTCACCTACTAAAATGGGGTTGTTTTTTGAACGACGGGAAAGTATGTGCAAGGTCCTACGGATCTCTTCATCACGACCAATAACCGGGTCTAATTTTCCTGTACGTGCCATTTCATTCAGGTTCTTTGCATATTTATTCAATGAATTGAATTGTGTTTCCTGTGTTTGGGAAGATACAGTTGAGCCTTTACGCAGATCTTTTACAGCCGCGATCAAACCCTTTTCTGTTAAACCTGCATCTTTTAATATCTTGGCTGTATTGTCGTTGCCTTGCAGAATAGCCAGCAATAAATGTTCAACGCTTACAAACTCATCATTAAATGTTTTTAATAAAGAGCCTGCTTTTAAAATAACATTGTTGCCATCCCTACTGATAGATTGTGCGGGTTCGCCTGCCTGAACAGGAGGAAGTTTTTGAATACTTTCATCCAATTTGCTTTCAACAAAGTTCACATTCACATTGTTTTTCTTTAATAGAAATTCAATCGGCGAATCTTCGTCGCTCAACAATGCTTTTAGCAAGTGTTCCGTTTCTATATTAGGATTCCGTTGGTTAAACGCCAATTGCTGCGCTTTTGCAATGGTTTCCTGTGCTTTTATTGTGAAATTATTTAGATTCATATATTTAATATTGCTTTTAAGTTTAAACATTCAAAGCAAAGAATAATCCAAACGTTTTTGTTACGCAATTATGTCTTATAATTTTAATATAACCTGTCGCAAATGCAGCCTGATTGTAGTTTTCATGTTATTATTACAGGTTTCTTTTGCCCAATATAATTTTAGCAAAGTTGATGCCTGGCTCGGCCAAAATGTAAAGGAATTAGGTGGCAGAGCTGTTATTGTTGTTTATAAGGATGGAAAGGTTGTGTATGACAATGCAGCTAATAACCTTGGCTGGCGGCAAAAAATGGTAGGCAAATTTTTAGCAAAAAGACAGGGAAGACCGGCAACCGATGAGGCACTTAAATTTTCTGACACCAGTAAAGCTCCGATCGCCAGTTGTAGCAAATGGTTAAGCGCTGCATTGGTAATGAGTTTTGTAGATGAAGGCAAATTGAATTTAGAAGATACGATCGGCAAATATTTACCGGTGATGAATAAATATGGTAAGGGCGGCATTAAAGTAAAATATTGCTTAAGTCATTTAACCGGAATTAAGTCAGGCTCTTTAAAAGAAAGCAGGGATCTGATCAATAATGCAGCTTCGATGGAAGAGGCAATCAACAATATAGCCAGGGCATCAATGGATGGTGAACCGGGAAAAACATTTCATTACAGTAGCGCCGGCCTACAAATTGCAGCAGCGATCATTGAAAAGATCGGTGCCAAAGATTTTAATACTCTATTTAAAGAAAGAATCGCTAAACCTTGCAAAATGTTGAATACTGATTTTGGCGATGGTAAAGTTCCTTTAGCTGCGGGAAGTGCTTTAAGCACTCCATTAGATTATTTGAATTTTTTAGAAATGATCTTGAACAATGGTATCTTTAATGGCAAGCAGGTTTTAAGTAAAGAGTCGATTGCAGCCATGCAAATAAACAGAATTTCACAGGATGTTGTTATTGCATATACTCCCCCGGGAGCTGAAGATTGGGGGTATGGCTATGGGGAATGGACAATGGATGCTACATATAATACGATCTCAAACGCAGTAAGTAGTCCGGGATTATTTGGAAGTTTTCCATGGGTAGATAAACAGAAAAATTATGCTGCTTTTTTGTTTACGGTCAACATCAATTATAAAGGAAGAAAAGAAAAATACACAGAGTTAAAAGGATTGGTAGATGAAGTATTTTCTCAATAACTTAACCATTCTTTACGAAAACGATCTTTTCCCTATCTGCCTTAGAAATTTTATTTAAATAATCCGCCAATACTTTGCCATCACTTGCTGGATATACGCCGGCAACTCTTTCATTCATTCTATAGTAAGTAATCTTTTCTGCTGATACTTTCGCTGAACAACTATATCTTCCAAACTTAGATTCGATCGATACATCTGCAGGTAAAGCTTCAGGAGAATACCCTTTAGGAATGGTGATCTCTACTGTATCAATATCACGATATTCTGTCTTAATAACTATATCGCATGTACGCTTTTCATAGTCAGTAAACTTATTTTCGTAACGCGAAAGAATATTAGGCATTACAAAAAGCCGCTTTCCACTTATTGTAGCATAGCTTCCTGACGTGATCTGAACATTTTCTTCTACAACAGGCATGCTGTTCTTTTCTTCAGAATATTTATACGAAACAAGATCAAAAGAGGGCAGGTTAAATTTTTCTCTTAATTCATCTTTTATCTTTTCTTTTGATAATGCATGGATCATTTCAAATAAAGCATCTTGTTGCAAACAGGCATATTTCGTGTCTGCGTCTAACTGCAAAAAACCTGTACTATCAACTGTTGCTTTTATCTTTCTCAACTGGATGTTATCTCTTTTTTCATAGTCCGGCGTGTGAACCAATTTACTATTTCCACCATCAATTAATAAGGCGCTTCTGTTGCAAGTAAATCCACTTAAATACCCGGCAGGAAGTATTTGGCTTGTACACTCTAGCCAAACGGTATCCGTCTTCATAGGCACACAAGCAATTGCATGGTTAAAAAGATTACAGGGAAAATCATCTATTAACCCTGTTTTGTTTCTACCTGCCAAAATAAGTACATAATCAGCTTTAATTCCTGCTTCTCTCAATAATGAACACATATAATTACTTAACGCTTTACAATCGCCATATCCTTTAGTAGCTACATACGAAGCACTAAACGGTTGCCATCCTCCAATACCTAATTGAATGCCTACATAGCGTGTATTCTTTTGCATGTATTCATAAAGCAATCTTATTTTTTCATGAACATCCTGAATTTTATCCGTTAAAGAATGAACTGTTTGTTTGATCGCATCCGGCAATTCATCCCTGCCCTCGTTTAAAGCTGTAATAAATTCTCCAAATCCCTTCCATGTATTCATATTGCCGTCATAATCTTGCATTTTAAAATCGGAAGGTGCCAAAAAAACCGTTGGAGTTAGCTTATACCAGTCAGGTTGATATTGCTGATCTAAAACAGCAGCAATATTTTCTACAGACCAGTTATATGTTTTAACAGCATTATTTATTGCACTATCAGGAGCTTTATTGTAATTAAACATTCTATAGCGAAGCGTATAAGAAGCTGGACATTGAACCTGCAAAGCGCTTAATTGCACAGCATATTTATCATCCTCTACAGGTTGCCATGCGGGTAGAAAAAAGATATCATCACAATCTGTTTCTGATTCATACTCTATTGTATAAGGATATTGTCTACATTGAAAATTATGATGCTTAACTCTTCCATCTGTAATAATATTTGCTCCTACAGCGCTTATATCTTCCAGGTCATCTTTTTTCATAGAGCGTATCTTTTTCCCATTCGCATCATACAACTTGCCTTCTATATGTTTTACATCCCGGAAGGCATCATAAAACGTAACGAAATCTGCTTGGTGATCTCCGCCCTCATTTAAAATAGTGATAGCATACTTTTGATAAATAGTAGCTTTATCACCAGTATTGATAATAATTTTCAGTTCTTCAACCCTTTTAACAGCATTGGCGTTTTTTAATAATTCGACAGGTATTGCACTAACTGCATACTTATTTTCCTGTGCTGCTATGTGTAAAGACCAACAAATGTTCAGCAATAAAAAACAGGCTATTCTTTTCATCATTATTGTTTCTTCTTAAATACGATTTGCTCACTGCATTTCTTTACTATATAGTCAAAAAAACCTCTCAGGTCTTCATAACTATCCTGCGAGAAAGTGGCTTTAAAAAATTGCAAATGAAACAAAAGGTCAATCTTCTCTGCATCCGCAACAATAAGGTAATCAAAAGTTGCATCCGATTCATTAAAAGTTACCTTACTTGATTTCGGAAGTTCATCTACTACATATCCATCGGGTATTTCTATGCTAAGTGAATACTTATCATCAATTAAATAAGGCATTTCCACAGGATATTTTCTTTCTGCCGATTTAAGCGGATTTTCCTTGTATTCGTTTCGCATTATCGGAGAAAAATAAATAATGTTGTCAGCCGTTGTTCCTTCAGCAGTAACATTACATTTCATTGTTAACGGCTTTTCACAGTCGTCTTTATCTTCAAACTTTATTTTTGAAATAGAACATTCATCTGTATTTGAAGCAGTAAGCCCTTTTTCAACATCCTCCATTCCTTTTGTTGCAATTTTTTCTCTTAGTTCATTTGATTCATCAAAATTCAAATTATATAGAATATTACCACTCCACTTACCCGGAGTGCTATCTTTAAATAATATCACGCCTGTGAGCTTATTCTCTTTTAATATATCTGAGGAAAAAAACACAGGTTTTGCTTCGTTATCTATTATTCGTGCATGCCCATTATAGCAATAAGACGGAAGTTCATTAAATCCTAAATAATGTTGAGATGCATCTAAGTAATAAGTACTAGAATCTAAAGTAACCTGGCACACCACATAATTAAATTTATCAATGATAGGATAATAAGGACTAGTGTAACCATGACTTTTTGTACTTAATATAACCGGCGTTGCCTGAATGTTTTCATGACGAAGCATGGTTACCAATAACATATTTATATCGGCAATTGAACCGCTTTTATTTTTAAAAACATCTTTCAGGTTTTTATCTAATAATATTCCTTTTATATCTGTTGATTTAATATTATTACGCACATAATAATATATCTTCTTTGTCTTATCCAAACCAGTTGTTGCACCAGATAAAATATTGGCTGACTCGTCATTTAGCCATCCATTGTTCCTGTTAAGCCGATCTCCAAAATCTTCCCGTTTTAATAATTCTTCTGAGGCTTTGGTCCAGGTGCCCATTATACTTTCGTAAGGCCGATTAGGAAGTTTTATTCCAGCCAATTGAAATTCGATCTTTGCGATATGATTTTTAATAGAACTTGTATAAGCTTCTTCTTTTAATGCAGGCACGTTTTTCATTACCCAACGTTTTTGAGAAGTATTAGGAGATAATGTAAGATTTTCTGCTCTTCCCGATTGCCCATCCGGATGAATGGTAATATTATAAACAGCAGAACCGGATTCTTCTGTTTTTATGCTGAATGGTTCATACCCCTGAAATAAAGTGACATAATCAAAATATTCAGGAATGTTTACTGAATATTCACTCCACACTACCGGGTAATTATCCTGAAAGGCCCACGGTTGCAGATCAAACAAAAAGTCCGAATGAACTACATAACTATATTCTATAATTGAACCTTCTTTTACAGAAGGAAGCGTAAATTTTTTAATAAGCCTTTTCTGATCATATTGGTCAGAAAAAATAGCATCGCTTTTCATTTTTGTTTCTTTTACCTCTCCATCTTCTATATTATAAGTAGATGCTTTTACATTTGATAATATTTCTTCTCCACCACTATTTTTATATAAATACACGGACACATCAGCCAAATCAAATCCGTTCTTATTAATAATTTTGATTCGTTTTTGGTGTTTAAACACAAGACTAAACCAGCCTGCTGAATTACCTTCAAAATCGCTATAGCCAACATCAGAAACTATTACAGCTCCTGCAGATGTATCTACATTATACTTGCTAACATCAAAATCATCTTTTGTTACGTGTCCGAATTTTACAGGTGTTTTTTCTTGTTGTGCCAGGGACAACAAACAGCTAAACAATAACAGAGATAGCACGGATAAAGATTTGCTGAACATATTAAGTAGATTTGGGATTATTTGGCGAAAGATATTCCATTTTTTAATATGATTCTTTTGGACAGAACAAATTTTATTAAACTCAAATCTAAAGACTTAGGTTTTGATTATTGTGGCATTGCAAAAGCTGTGCAATTAGAAGAAGATGCCCGCCGATTAGAACAATGGTTGAAGAAAGATATGCATGGTTCCATGCATTATATGGAGAACTATTTTGACCTACGTATAGACCCCTCTAAATTGGTACCTGGTGCAAAATCAGTTATTACTTTATTGCTAAATTATTTTCCTGATCAACAACAAAATGAAGATGTTCCTAAAATTGCCAAGTATGCTTATGGTAAGGATTATCATGAAGTAATAAAAGAAAAACTAAATGCATTAATAACGCTTATAAAAGAAAACATTGGAGACATAAACGGAAGAGGCTTTGTAGATTCTGCCCCGGTATTGGAAAGAACATGGGCATTAAAAAGCGGATTGGGCTGGATCGGTAAAAATGGAAATCTCATTAATAAGCACCAAGGTTCTTTCTTTTTTATAGCTACGCTGATAACTGATCTTGAATTAAATTATGACAACGCATATGTAAAGGATTATTGCGGAAGCTGTACACGTTGTATTGACTCCTGCCCTACAGATGCCATTTTACCAAACAAAGTAATTGATGGAAGCAAATGTATTTCTTACTTCACCATTGAACTAAAAGAAATGCTGATTCCGGAAAACATGCAAAACAAGTTTGATGGCTGGATGTTTGGTTGTGATACCTGCCAGGATGTTTGCCCCTGGAATCGTTTTTCAAAACCTACTAAAGAAATCAGCTTTAACCCCATTCCAGAGATATTAGATTTTACTAAAAATGATTGGGAGGAATTAAGCGAAGAAAGTTTTAAAAAAATATTTGCTCATTCTCCATTGAAACGAAGTAAATGGAAAGGAATTAAAAGAAATCTTCAGTTCATAAATAATTATTGAATTTTTATTCCTTTATTTTTTACCGATCTGTGTTTGTACCCGGACTCCTATAAAGCTATAGTGACTATTTGCATACATACCTGTTTTAGCTACTGTTGACAAACCATAATAAAAATCCGGACCAAGCTGTAGTGCTATTTTTTTACCATAGATCAGATCAAACAAATAAGCTGCAGTTATACCAACTCCCGTGTTATTAAGCAAAGAGTTGTCGGGATAATATAATCCGTTGCCTCCATTCCTTGCCGGATCAAACTGAAGAGTGTTTGTTGCAACCAGTTTCGATAAACTAATACCTGCTATAGCATGCATTGATAACTTATCATTGTTCCCCACACGAAACTGAAATTCAATTGGAATATCGATAAACTGATACGAATTGCGATATGTTTTGTTGCTTCCAGTTTTATAAACGGTAAAACCGGCACTATCTTCACTATTGCCGGTTTTCATTGTAGTTGTATATAATTTATACGTTACTCCTGTAACTATGCTCCATTTTTTTGAAAGAGCATACGTAGCAGAAATACCCAATTTTCCTGCCAATGAAGAGCTAATACGAGAGAAATAGACCGAATTACTATATTGAGGCCCAGTAGGCGTTACAGATCCGCCTGAAGTTAATGGAGGTGCCACATCGTAATAACTATTATTGTTTCCAAAATATCCTTTTCCTGTTGCAGCTATTCCTGCTGCCGCCTGAACAGCAAAACTCCATTTGCTTTTTTTCTTTTTAGTAGATGCCGAGTCACCTTTAGAAACAATCACATTTTTATTTATTTCCTTCTTTTCTGTTTTAGCCAATAAGCTATCATTGATTTTTATAGGGTCATTATTTATTTTACCTTCTATATTAATTATTGAATCAAAAGTTGCTGCTCCGTTTTGTTCTTCTTCACCCTTTACCATTTCATCTGTATCGACATTTGATACAGTGGTTGTAATTTTTTGCTTAGTAGTTTTTTTTCGCTTTACAGTAATGCCTGTGGGTTGTGTATTGATTTTACTACTAATGAATGAAATGGCTTTTATCCTTTTTCGTTTATCGGTTACTAATATATTTTCTGTTAACCCAATACTTTTTTCATTCTCAACAACTTTATTTTCGTTTGCACTTTCTTTTAAACCATTTTGCTTTGATGGAATTGATTGATGTTGATTAATTGAGACAATCCTATTAGTCTTATCAGCTTTTGATGTCCACCAATAAACTCCCCCCGAAAGAAGCAATAGCCCCAATAACAAAAACCAGAACCCGACCCTGCGCCTTTTGTCCTGCCTGATCTCCAGCTCTACCTTTTGCCATACTTCTGCAGAAGGATGCAATTGCAACTCTTCTATCTTTTTCTGCACTTGCTTTTCAAAATTATTTTCCTGCATAGCTTTCTCTTTTTGAAACCGAAGAATGTTTTTCTATCCATGAGATCAACAATGCTCTTGCTCTTGAATATTGTGATCGGGAAGTGCCTTCATTAATTCCTAACATCTCCGCTATTTCTATATGCGAATAACCTTCTATCGCATATAAATTGAAAATGGTTTGAAATCCTGTGGGTAATTGCCTTACTAAATCAGCTAATTGCTTAGCATCCAATTTAACGGTTGGGTTTTCATCAGAAACCGGGTGCAATACCTCGTTTGTAAAGGACAATTCGTTTTGATATTTTTTATTGCGCTTTAAATAGTTGAGCGCAGTTGTTACCATTATTCTTCTGATCCATGCGCCCAATTCACCTTCTGAGCGATATTGATGCAAGTTTTTAAACACTTTTACAAATCCCTCTTGTAAAATATCTTCCGAATCTTTAGTGGATTTTGTATACCGGTAACAAACCACAAACATAGCAGGAGCAAAATGCTCGTACAGCTGACGCTGAGCATCCGATTTCTGCTTTAAACATTGTTTTACCAGTAAGTTATAATCCATGATCTACGGATTTGACAATAGCATATGTTGAATCGTTGCACAACAAATTAAAAATTACAACGCAGAAATTAAAATGATTATGATACAAATAGTGTTGGTATTGCGCTTGTTACATAAAACCTGGTCTTGTTGGTTCAAAAAACAATGATATAAGTCAAATATTTGTAGGCAAAATACGACACAACTCAACTATCAATACTACAAATAACCTTTTTAGAGGAATATATCTTTGTCTTACAATAATGCAACAGACGAGTAAAAGAATCAAAATAAAAAATAGAAACAGCCGGTAAACGATTTTAATATCCAATATCAAAAACCAAAATCGTTACAATATCCAGAAAAGCCCGTTTTTAATCCGTACAACACCTATCAAAACATCCGGCTGTTTCTACTTTTTAAAACCGAAATCCAGTACTCTTTTGAAAACATGTAATCCGTGAAAAACTTGTTTTTGATCTGTGCCTTGAGAACTTAATATCCAAATCCTGTTGAAGATGTTTAAAATTCAGTTTTAAACAATTTTGTACCTTTTGAAAAACAATGTTTCGTTCGAAAAATCCTCTTTAATCCGTACCTGAGTACGTTAAAATCCAAACCTGTTGAAACCTTGTAAAATTCAATGTCAAAACACTCATCAACCTCTCAAAATTTTTTATGTATCCTGTGATCAGTGTAAAAACATTTTGATATGATTAGTTGGTCTCGGTAATCTTTTTTAAATTATTTAAAGACTCTTCGTAACCGGGGCCAATTATTCTGTCAATAAAAATGCCGCGAAATTTATCCCAGGGGAACCAGCTGAGTTTAACTAAGGTCTTCCATTCAACCTGTGTTTGATTTGTATTTATTGGAGTAATGCTTATTTCATTGAAAATATCTTTTTCATTTTTTGATTGCAACAAAAATTGTATTGCCGAAGGCATATTAGATAGCATTTGTATGTGCAATTGCCTGCCTTCAGAATTTATATCGCAAAAAGGGTTTTTATTTAAAGAGTCTGAATAGGTAATAGCAGACCCACTGTCTGCAAACAGCGGTTGCCAGTTTTTCCAATTTCTTAGATCTGCTACTTGTGGGTAAATTTTATAAGCGGAACTATTAATTACAACAGCCCTTGAAATTTTTATTTGAGATGGCAGCAAAAGAGACATTAATGTAATAACGATTGTCAGTCCAGTTAATCCAATTAAAAAGGGCTTTATAAATCTCATAAATTTTATTGAAAAATAGGTTTGGAATGCAGCAATTTCTTTCTTTACCGGAATCAATATTTTATTATTCCCAACGGAATACTTTAATAGCAATTGCGTATACTATGATGCCCCAAATAGCAAGAACTCCTATTTCTTTGCCACAACTTGTAATATGTGCTCCTTCAAAAGAAATCTTACGTAGGCTGTCATTCAAAGCTGTTAATGGCAATATTTTTATCAACCATTGAATATTATTAGGCAAAGCAGCTTTTGAAAAAAAAGTGCCTGATAAAAAATATTGGGGAATCATGAATAAGTTTGAATATATGGGAATTACATTCTGGTTTTTTGCAACACTGCTGATGATAAATCCAACACCCATAAAAACCAATACTGCCAAAGTACTTACAACCAGCATATTCAGGAATGTTTCTATCCCATTCGCTAATGTAAAATGATAGAAAAAAGTTCCGAATAGTATTAAAATAACTACTGTAAACAATTGAAATATTATTCGGGACAAAGTTTCTCCCAAAATTATATTACGCTTGCGGATAGGAGATGCATATAATCGTTTTAATACAAGAGTTTCTCTTAAACTATAAAACAAAAAAGCTACTCCAAAAACTGCAGAGCCTATCAAGGAAAAGCCGATCATACCCGGCAAATAAAAATCAATTAATTTATACTCTCTTCCCTGTATAATATCAGGCTTTGATATTGTTGCAATAGAAGGTGAAGTAACACCTGCACCTTTATTAATTTTTTCTATGGTGTTTTCTAAAATAGCTTGTAAGCCGGGCAATTCCCGTTGGTTAGCAGATGATGATCTCAATTGGATATTATACTTATCTGTAAAGTCGCGTTCAAATTCCTTATCACTGGTTTTTGGAAGTTTTACAATATTGATAAGTGCAGTGATCTTTCCTTTTTGCATCAGATCCACCAAAGAATCTTCACTTCCTGAATGAAAGTATAAAAAGGGAGAATGTTTTATTGCTTCATATACAGCATTGCTTGTATCTGCTTTTTTATCAATTGCAACATCCATACTTATGCCCCCACCTCCATTACTGATAGCACCAAAGATCACTATCAATACAATTGGAAAAAACATAGAGAAAAAAACAGATTGTGGGCTTCTGAAAATAGCTCTTAAACTTGCTTTTGCTATGGCCAACAAGGCTTTGAACTGACTATATTGCTGCATTATTGTGTAGGAAAGTTTCAGCAAAACTATTAAGAAAAAAAGTGGGAGAAAAATTTAAGAATTACAGACATTTGTCGTAAATTCGGTGACAAATGGCAGGAAATGAAAAAAGGTATTAAATCTAAAAAAACAGCGGCATACAAGCATGCCGATGAAATCATTTCAAAGGTAGAAGAACCCGTTGCATTTTATAAAACATTAAAGGTAGTTTCACCGGTTACCAAAGACTTTACTTACAACGAATTTAAAAAAATCGCCGATAAAACACCGCTTACACAAGCAGAATGGGCATCGGTACTGCACATTAGCGAACGCACTTTACAGCGCTATGCAAAAAATAACGGCGTGTTTGCACCTATTAATGCTGAGAGGGCTGTGCAAATTGCCGAAGTTTTAAAACAGGGCAAAGTTACTTTTGGGAGCATTGATAAATTCTATAGCTGGTTAAAGCAAAATCCATTTATGTTAGAAGGAAACCTATCTTTCGATTCATTAAAATCTTCTGAAGGCATTAACAGAATTCTTACGCAATTAGGAAGAATCCAACACGGCATATTTGCATGATCACTTATCGCATTACCAATTCGCTGTACAATAACGACATTTCGGGAAACGGTGCTAAGATCAATGGAGGACGTTGGAATTCAAAAGGTATTCCTTTATTATATACGTCACAATATATTTCACTAACATTGCTTGAAATGCTGGTGCATTCAAACTTTTCTAATTACACCAAATCGTTTGGGTTGGATCTGCTGTATATCTTTATTCCGGACAATTCTCTTGTTCGGGAAATAAATGCAGAAAAACTAAAGAAAGATTGGATTGAAGATGTAGAGTACACCCGCTTTATTGGCGATGAATTCATAAAAGCAAAAGAAAATCTTATTTTAAAAGTTCCTTCGGTGGTAGTAACAGAAGAATATAATTTTCTTTTAAACCCTTTACACACTGATTTTAAGAAAATAAAAATCAATAAAACAAATCCTTTTAAACCTGATCAACGACTTTTTCATTTTTAATGAACAGAATATATCTACTTCTTGGAAGCAACATAGGCAATAGCCAACAACAACTGTTAAAAGCAATCAAGCTGATCGAAAAAAATATTGGCAATGTTATTCGTC
The Ferruginibacter albus DNA segment above includes these coding regions:
- the clpB gene encoding ATP-dependent chaperone ClpB, with product MNLNNFTIKAQETIAKAQQLAFNQRNPNIETEHLLKALLSDEDSPIEFLLKKNNVNVNFVESKLDESIQKLPPVQAGEPAQSISRDGNNVILKAGSLLKTFNDEFVSVEHLLLAILQGNDNTAKILKDAGLTEKGLIAAVKDLRKGSTVSSQTQETQFNSLNKYAKNLNEMARTGKLDPVIGRDEEIRRTLHILSRRSKNNPILVGEPGVGKTAIAEGLAMRIVNGDVPENLKSKIIYALDMGQLIAGAKYKGEFEERLKSVIKEVTTSEGEIVLFIDEIHTLVGAGGGDGAMDAANILKPALARGELRAIGATTLNEYQKFFEKDKALERRFQKVMIDEPTVDDAISILRGLKDRYETYHHVRIKDEAIIAAVELSHRYITDRFLPDKAIDLIDESAARLRLEMNSMPEELDKLERQIRQLEIEREAIKRENDEVKLKELNTDISNLSVERDTFKAKWKQEKEIVEKIQSAKANVEQLKLDAEKAEREGDYGRVAEIRYGKVQEQEKIIAEQMLQLDEISEKRLLKEEVDAEDIAENVAKSTGIPVTKMLQSEREKLLNLEDELHKRVVGQEEAIEAVSDAIRRSRAGLQDPKKPIGSFIFLGTTGVGKTELAKALADYLFDDEGMITRIDMSEYQEKHSVSRLVGAPPGYVGYDEGGQLTEAVRRKPYSVVLLDEIEKAHPDVFNVLLQVLDDGRLTDNKGRVVNFKNTIIIMTSNLGSTIIQDNFEKVSDENKDEIVESTKAEVLNLLRQTIRPEFLNRIDETILFQPLMRKEIKGIISIQLDNLKKLVAQNGIQLEFSEYALDYLAENGYDPQFGARPLKRLIQKEIVNQLSKRILGGSIDKTKPVLVDVFDGTVVFRNEAAHTEKEPKKQREKVK
- a CDS encoding serine hydrolase domain-containing protein, which encodes MSYNFNITCRKCSLIVVFMLLLQVSFAQYNFSKVDAWLGQNVKELGGRAVIVVYKDGKVVYDNAANNLGWRQKMVGKFLAKRQGRPATDEALKFSDTSKAPIASCSKWLSAALVMSFVDEGKLNLEDTIGKYLPVMNKYGKGGIKVKYCLSHLTGIKSGSLKESRDLINNAASMEEAINNIARASMDGEPGKTFHYSSAGLQIAAAIIEKIGAKDFNTLFKERIAKPCKMLNTDFGDGKVPLAAGSALSTPLDYLNFLEMILNNGIFNGKQVLSKESIAAMQINRISQDVVIAYTPPGAEDWGYGYGEWTMDATYNTISNAVSSPGLFGSFPWVDKQKNYAAFLFTVNINYKGRKEKYTELKGLVDEVFSQ
- a CDS encoding DUF3857 domain-containing protein, with product MMKRIACFLLLNICWSLHIAAQENKYAVSAIPVELLKNANAVKRVEELKIIINTGDKATIYQKYAITILNEGGDHQADFVTFYDAFRDVKHIEGKLYDANGKKIRSMKKDDLEDISAVGANIITDGRVKHHNFQCRQYPYTIEYESETDCDDIFFLPAWQPVEDDKYAVQLSALQVQCPASYTLRYRMFNYNKAPDSAINNAVKTYNWSVENIAAVLDQQYQPDWYKLTPTVFLAPSDFKMQDYDGNMNTWKGFGEFITALNEGRDELPDAIKQTVHSLTDKIQDVHEKIRLLYEYMQKNTRYVGIQLGIGGWQPFSASYVATKGYGDCKALSNYMCSLLREAGIKADYVLILAGRNKTGLIDDFPCNLFNHAIACVPMKTDTVWLECTSQILPAGYLSGFTCNRSALLIDGGNSKLVHTPDYEKRDNIQLRKIKATVDSTGFLQLDADTKYACLQQDALFEMIHALSKEKIKDELREKFNLPSFDLVSYKYSEEKNSMPVVEENVQITSGSYATISGKRLFVMPNILSRYENKFTDYEKRTCDIVIKTEYRDIDTVEITIPKGYSPEALPADVSIESKFGRYSCSAKVSAEKITYYRMNERVAGVYPASDGKVLADYLNKISKADREKIVFVKNG